From Hippoglossus stenolepis isolate QCI-W04-F060 chromosome 6, HSTE1.2, whole genome shotgun sequence, a single genomic window includes:
- the noc2l gene encoding nucleolar complex protein 2 homolog, giving the protein MAGKQKRKLEDLSVDEFLLSGFDSADEEENEEETPKQNGLNKKKDLSSAASENDEKKKGQASEHKDQLSRLKNKDPEFYKFLQENDKTLLNFDDTDSSDDEDEKKYHRLPTSLKEAYSDEDDEDLEDGQKGSKKSKKDEATKVTEKMIEDWKAAMKKEPTVRLFREVTQAFKAAVATTKGEGGGPCRYKVADSSVFNTLVLFCIRDIYVALQRMLNLKPNKDQKRLVLPSSSPKWQKNHIDIKMYVSGVVQLLSCLTEATVISAVLRHANQLVPYYLCLPKQCRHLVKQLLKQWSTGEETNRVLAFLALNKICRHKQEMYLNPILKQMYISYVQNCKFTSPNALPMINFMQRTLTEMYSLDTQASYQHAFIYIRQLAIHLRNAMTMKKKETYQSVYNWQFIHCLYLWCRVLGTLHPSDVLQPLIYPLCQVIIGTIKLVPSSKYYPLRMHCCRALTLLSSSTNTFVPVLPFLLEIFQQVEFNKKPGRMSKKPINFAVILKLNKVNLVEKAYKDGLIDQLYDLILEYFHTQACTIGFPELALPTVIQLKAFLKECKVANYCKPVRQLLEKVQENSSHITGRRQKTAFGVADATAVAAWEKKVQEEGTPLSRYYSQWKKLREKEIQLEISGKDRMEDLDLPEIKRKKISDKKVEDKKEFKDLFQSDSESDGDEVRFQIKGKKGRRGSDDDEDLKDLYDMSDEEGMEGGDLDDDGEGDEEEYKAPQPLSSSALIKLAEGDEDVVEDLELSDED; this is encoded by the exons ATggcagggaaacagaaaag aAAACTAGAAGACCTCAGTGTGGATGAGTTCCTGCTGTCAGGCTTTGACTCtgcagatgaagaggaaaatgaaGAGGAGACTCCCAAACAGAATGGACTCAACAAGAAGAAagatctgagctctgcagcTTCAGAGAA tgatgaaaagaagaaaggtCAGGCCTCTGAGCACAAGGATCAGCTGTCCAGGTTAAAGAACAAAGACCCAGAGTTCTACAAGTTCCTGCAGGAGAACGACAAAACGCTTCTCAACTTCGACGACACGGACAGCTCTGAcgatgaggatgagaaaaagtACCATAGATTGCCAACTTCACTGAAG GAGGCATACTCTGATGAGGACGATGAAGATCTCGAGGACGGCCAGAAAGGTTCGAAGAAATCTAAGAAGGATGAGGCCACCAAAGTCACAGAGAAGATGATTGAAGACTGGAAAGCTGCGATGAAGAAGGAGCCCACGGTTCGTCTCTTCAGAGAGGTCACTCAGGCCTTTAAGGCCGCTGTAGCTACTACAAAGGGTGAAGGGGGGGGTCCGTGTCGATACAAAGTTGCAGACAGCTCAG TGTTCAACACATTGGTCCTGTTCTGTATCAGAGACATTTATGTGGCCCTGCAGAGGATGCTCAACCTGAAGCCAAATAAAGACCAGAAAAG GCTAGTGCTTCCATCCTCCAGTCCTAAGTGGCAGAAGAATCACATTGACATCAAGATGTACGTCAGTGGAGTAGTTCag CTGTTATCCTGTCTAACAGAGGCCACAGTCATCAGCGCTGTCCTGCGGCACGCCAACCAGCTCGTGCCTTATTACCTTTGCCTACCCAAACAGTGTCGCCACCTGGTTAAG CAACTGCTGAAGCAGTGGAGCACAGGGGAGGAAACAAACCGAGTTCTCGCTTTCCTGGCCCTCAACAAAATCTGCAGACACAAGCAGGAGATGTATCTGAACCCCATTCTCAAG caAATGTACATTTCCTACGTACAGAACTGCAAGTTCACATCTCCCAATGCGCTGCCCATGATCAACTTCATGCAACGCACTCTGACAGAGATGTACTCCCTGGACACACAGGCTTCCTACCAGCATGCCTTCATTTACATTCGACAGCTGGCCATCCACCTCCGAAACGCCATGACCATGAagaaaaag gAAACATACCAGTCAGTGTATAACTGGCAGTTTATCCACTGTCTGTACCTCTGGTGTCGTGTGCTCGGCACCCTGCACCCCAGTGATGTCCTCCAGCCTCTCATCTATCCACTCTGCCAGGTCATAATTGGAACCATCAA ATTGGTGCCCTCCTCAAAGTATTACCCTCTGAGGATGCACTGTTGCAGAGCCCTCACGCTGCTGTCGAGCAGCACCAACACATTTGTACCTGTGCTGCCTTTCCTCCTGGAG ATCTTCCAACAAGTCGAATTTAACAAGAAGCCCGGACGAATGAGCAAGAAACCCATCAACTTTGCAGTCATCCTGAAGCTGAACAAAGTCAACCTGGTGGAGAAAGCCTACAAG GACGGACTGATTGACCAGCTGTATGACCTGATACTGGAATATTTCCACACTCAAGCTTGCACCATTGGCTTCCCAGAACTCGCCCTCCCCACCGTCATTCAG CTGAAAGCGTTCCTGAAGGAATGCAAAGTGGCCAATTACTGCAAGCCGGTGCGCCAGCTACTGGAGAAGGTACAGGAGAACAGCAGCCACATCACAGGACGGAGACAGAAGACCGCCTTCGGAGTGGCCGATGCTACCGctgtg gcGGCCTGGGAGAAGAAGGTCCAGGAGGAGGGGACTCCTCTCAGCAGGTACTACAGCCAGTGGAAGAAGCTGAGGGAGAAGGAAATCCAGCTAGAAATCTCTGGCAAAGACAGG ATGGAGGATCTGGACCTCCCTGAGATCAAACGTAAGAAGATTTCGGACAAAAAAGTAGAGGACAAGAAAGAGTTCAAGGATCTGTTTCAGTCTGACAGCGAATCAGATGGAGATGAAGTACGGTTCCAAATTAAAG gtAAAAAGGGCAGGCGTGGgtcagatgatgatgaggatctTAAAGACTTGTATGACATGAGCGATGAAGAAGGAATGGAGGGAGGAGACTTGG ATGATGACGGTGAAGGGGATGAAGAGGAATATAAGGCTCCTCAGCCACTGTCCTCCTCCGCTCTGATAAAGCTGGCAGAGGGAGACGAGGATGTGGTGGAGGACCTGGAGCTGTCTGATGAAGACTGA